Proteins encoded together in one Pseudomonas arsenicoxydans window:
- a CDS encoding cupin domain-containing protein: protein MIQSIMKTACLTTLLVACAAMPFVQAQPLPLGKPGALHNEDVEWRSFPAFPKEVKLAVVVGDPSKPGPYVVRVKVPDGIKLMPHTHPEDRIYTVMSGVFYIGFGSVFDPDKLIAYGPGSVVVLPANTPHFHWAKSGEYISQVYGTGPLGLEYIDSHDDPRNSSK from the coding sequence ATGATTCAGAGCATTATGAAAACCGCTTGCCTGACCACCCTTCTTGTCGCGTGCGCAGCAATGCCGTTCGTTCAAGCGCAACCCTTGCCGCTCGGCAAACCCGGGGCTTTGCATAATGAAGACGTGGAGTGGCGTAGCTTTCCAGCGTTCCCGAAAGAAGTGAAGCTGGCGGTGGTGGTCGGCGACCCTAGTAAGCCAGGCCCGTACGTTGTGCGGGTCAAAGTGCCTGACGGCATTAAATTAATGCCCCATACCCATCCTGAAGACCGTATCTACACCGTAATGTCGGGTGTGTTTTATATTGGTTTCGGGTCTGTCTTTGATCCGGACAAGTTGATTGCTTACGGCCCTGGCAGTGTTGTAGTGCTCCCGGCCAATACGCCGCATTTTCATTGGGCCAAGTCGGGGGAGTACATCTCTCAGGTGTATGGAACAGGCCCTTTGGGGCTTGAGTATATTGATAGTCATGACGACCCTCGTAATTCGTCAAAATGA
- a CDS encoding alkene reductase has translation MSSLFESYDLAGQPLPNRIVMAPMTRARVEGTVPSEDMATYYAQRAGAGLIISESAQVSPQGRGYLYTPGIHSAAQIQGWKRVTDAVHQAGGRMFLQLWHVGRVSHSSVLEGRSPVAPVAMPAAQTLVHAYDSDGKPAQVPVSAPVALDAEGIRQVIADFRLASANAMLAGFDGVEIHAGNGYLFEQFINGGFNTREDRYGGAPIANRLRLLLETVDAVSAQIGSSKVGVRVSPFAHLADLHPFDGEEATWLALAGALSQRQIAYLHASHLGTPDFQKDFRAAYDGTLMVSGGFTRETAQQAIEEGLSDLVVFGRPFIANPDLVNRLRHGWPLAEAGREAYYGGGAHGYIDYPAYSSPVAECA, from the coding sequence ATGTCATCACTTTTCGAATCCTATGACCTCGCGGGTCAGCCGCTGCCGAATCGCATCGTTATGGCGCCGATGACCCGCGCTCGCGTCGAGGGCACCGTGCCGTCTGAAGACATGGCTACCTACTACGCCCAGCGCGCCGGAGCTGGCTTGATCATCAGTGAAAGCGCTCAGGTTTCTCCACAGGGACGTGGCTACCTGTACACCCCGGGCATCCACAGCGCAGCGCAAATTCAAGGCTGGAAGCGCGTGACTGATGCAGTTCATCAAGCGGGAGGACGCATGTTCCTTCAGCTCTGGCATGTGGGCCGCGTCTCGCATTCTTCCGTGTTGGAGGGACGCTCACCTGTCGCGCCGGTGGCCATGCCCGCCGCTCAAACGTTGGTGCACGCCTACGACAGCGACGGCAAGCCTGCCCAAGTGCCAGTGAGTGCGCCCGTTGCCCTGGATGCCGAGGGTATTCGGCAGGTCATTGCAGACTTTCGCCTTGCCTCGGCCAATGCCATGTTGGCAGGTTTTGATGGCGTTGAAATTCATGCTGGCAACGGCTATCTGTTTGAACAATTCATCAACGGCGGCTTCAACACCCGTGAAGACCGTTACGGTGGTGCACCGATTGCGAATCGCCTGCGATTGCTGCTGGAGACGGTCGATGCGGTGAGTGCGCAGATCGGCAGTTCGAAGGTGGGGGTGCGCGTGTCGCCTTTTGCCCACCTGGCGGATCTGCATCCGTTTGATGGCGAAGAAGCCACTTGGCTCGCCCTGGCCGGCGCACTGTCGCAACGCCAGATTGCCTACCTGCACGCCAGCCATTTAGGCACGCCGGACTTTCAAAAAGATTTCCGTGCAGCGTACGACGGCACCTTGATGGTGTCGGGCGGATTCACCCGTGAAACAGCACAGCAGGCCATCGAAGAAGGATTAAGCGACCTGGTGGTTTTTGGCCGGCCGTTTATAGCCAATCCCGACCTGGTTAATCGCTTGCGCCATGGCTGGCCACTGGCCGAAGCGGGAAGGGAGGCTTACTACGGCGGGGGAGCGCACGGCTACATCGACTATCCCGCGTACTCGTCGCCAGTCGCAGAGTGCGCATAG
- a CDS encoding LLM class oxidoreductase yields the protein MTTATHFSSPAQPATLPTAHPSLERHPGFQRLFKPEALTIGLILPLETHPGRPAPTMRDHVEMAQRAEALGVGALWMRDIPFYDPEYGDVAQIFEPLVYIGYLAAATRSIVLGTTGIVLPTRDPMYLAKQATSLDQLSEGRLVLGLSSGDRYSDYPMLGIDYESRGDRYRDAFSVFRTLIEQSFPRFRSERFGGSPGNLDLVPKAPYGRVPSIAVGQAQQSIEWLAQHLDGYLAGVQSPERLASLGESWHATVQEAENRNAFKPLGLGGYLDLSTNPDQPFQRIQGGFRAGRNGLRNYLEQAQSAGVSHIALNPKVSRQPYGEILDELGEYVLPYFPSHS from the coding sequence ATGACTACCGCCACACACTTCTCGTCACCCGCTCAACCAGCCACTTTGCCGACCGCCCATCCTTCGCTTGAGCGTCATCCCGGGTTTCAACGCTTGTTTAAACCGGAGGCGCTGACGATTGGCCTGATTTTGCCCCTCGAAACCCACCCGGGCCGACCGGCTCCGACCATGCGTGATCACGTAGAGATGGCGCAACGCGCCGAAGCGCTTGGCGTTGGTGCGTTATGGATGCGCGACATACCTTTCTACGACCCGGAGTATGGCGATGTGGCGCAGATCTTTGAGCCACTGGTCTACATCGGCTACCTGGCCGCCGCCACTCGCAGCATCGTCCTGGGCACCACGGGTATTGTGCTGCCGACCCGTGATCCGATGTACCTGGCCAAGCAAGCGACGTCCCTCGATCAACTCAGTGAAGGTCGCCTGGTGTTGGGCCTTTCCTCGGGCGATCGATACAGCGATTACCCGATGCTGGGCATCGATTATGAATCCCGTGGCGATCGCTACCGTGATGCTTTTTCGGTGTTTCGAACCCTGATCGAGCAGAGTTTTCCCCGTTTCCGTTCCGAGCGATTCGGTGGCTCGCCGGGCAACCTCGATCTGGTGCCGAAAGCGCCGTATGGCCGCGTTCCCTCAATTGCTGTCGGCCAGGCGCAACAGAGCATTGAATGGTTGGCTCAGCACCTCGATGGCTATCTTGCCGGCGTCCAAAGCCCAGAGCGGTTGGCATCGTTGGGCGAGAGTTGGCACGCCACCGTGCAGGAGGCAGAGAACCGCAACGCCTTCAAACCGTTGGGCCTGGGTGGTTATCTGGACCTCAGCACCAACCCGGATCAGCCGTTCCAACGCATCCAGGGCGGCTTCCGGGCGGGGCGCAACGGCCTGCGCAATTACCTGGAGCAAGCGCAATCTGCCGGCGTCTCGCATATCGCGCTCAACCCCAAGGTCAGCCGTCAACCCTATGGCGAAATCCTCGATGAACTTGGCGAGTACGTGCTGCCGTACTTCCCGTCACATTCCTGA
- a CDS encoding LysR family transcriptional regulator, translated as MEANRFGDIAAFVCAVKAGSFTAAAASLGLTRSAVGKSIVRLESRMGARLLNRTTRKLSLTDEGQVAYERWRQILEDLDEVEATMALRRGRPTGTFKLTAPLSFGQRHILPILGAYLKQWPELRADVWFTDRFVDLIEEGIDIAVRIGTPNDDSQLFTRTVAWQQFATCASPAYLAQRGVPQTPADLAGHDTIALFNGEQPTVWRYQTPAGLHLYEQPGRLNIDSSEATREAALTGIGLIHLPTYITGNDLRDGTLVEVLKPYRAPPDPIRIVYTSKRHLSPRVRQFIDLLIERWEAGVPWER; from the coding sequence ATGGAAGCCAACCGATTTGGTGACATCGCCGCATTTGTCTGTGCCGTGAAGGCTGGAAGCTTCACCGCTGCGGCGGCCTCGCTCGGCCTGACCCGATCGGCAGTGGGGAAAAGTATAGTTCGCCTGGAAAGCCGGATGGGCGCACGACTGCTCAATCGCACGACGCGCAAACTGAGTCTGACTGACGAGGGGCAGGTGGCCTATGAGCGCTGGCGGCAGATTCTCGAAGATCTGGATGAAGTGGAAGCGACCATGGCCTTGCGCCGTGGAAGACCAACCGGGACCTTTAAACTCACTGCGCCCTTGTCCTTTGGTCAGCGCCACATTCTGCCGATTCTGGGCGCTTATCTGAAACAGTGGCCTGAACTGCGGGCGGATGTCTGGTTTACCGATCGCTTTGTTGATCTGATCGAAGAGGGCATCGACATCGCCGTTCGAATCGGTACGCCCAACGATGACTCACAATTATTCACCCGTACCGTGGCTTGGCAGCAGTTTGCGACGTGTGCCTCGCCTGCCTATCTGGCCCAGCGCGGAGTGCCGCAAACGCCCGCTGATCTTGCCGGGCATGACACCATCGCTCTATTCAATGGCGAGCAGCCGACCGTCTGGCGTTACCAGACACCTGCCGGCCTTCATCTATACGAACAGCCAGGGCGACTGAACATCGACAGTTCCGAAGCCACGCGAGAAGCAGCGCTGACAGGCATCGGCCTGATTCACCTGCCGACCTACATTACCGGCAACGACCTGCGCGACGGCACGTTGGTGGAAGTGCTGAAACCCTATCGCGCACCTCCCGACCCCATCCGAATCGTCTACACCAGCAAGCGTCACCTGTCCCCCCGCGTTCGCCAGTTCATTGATCTGTTGATTGAGCGTTGGGAGGCGGGAGTGCCTTGGGAAAGGTAA
- a CDS encoding (R)-mandelonitrile lyase → MILKRAGSQPSIKAPEAYFTGTVRMDPINTPPEPARASIVSVTFEPGARSAWHTHPLGQTLIVTAGCGWTQCEGEPIVEIRAGDVIWCPPGHKHWHGASATTAMTHIGVQEALDGVSVVWMEKVTDEEYNVGPTGE, encoded by the coding sequence ATGATCCTCAAGCGCGCAGGCTCGCAGCCATCGATAAAAGCCCCTGAAGCGTACTTCACCGGCACCGTCCGCATGGACCCAATCAACACCCCTCCTGAACCGGCCCGAGCGTCCATCGTCAGCGTCACCTTTGAACCCGGTGCTCGTAGCGCCTGGCACACTCATCCGCTGGGTCAGACGCTGATTGTCACCGCAGGCTGCGGTTGGACGCAGTGTGAAGGCGAACCAATCGTAGAAATTCGTGCCGGCGATGTCATCTGGTGCCCACCGGGTCACAAACACTGGCACGGCGCGAGCGCCACCACCGCCATGACCCATATTGGGGTCCAGGAAGCGCTGGACGGTGTGAGTGTCGTCTGGATGGAAAAAGTCACTGACGAGGAATATAACGTCGGCCCGACTGGCGAATGA
- a CDS encoding AEC family transporter: MTTFLIKTNTRIDDMLDRIVGPILPVAFVIALGYIAGKRGRLTHSDSLLISRLVLGWIFPALLFVGMASTPREQLFDFKFIVATFIGIMGMYTMALAIGWFSSRNLKVATLKGFVNGYPDAAFMGIPILGAMFGAGSIYSVLVLNLVASLVMIPLTTMLLTIADGKASGGQAFVSSLSGAVRRPLMWAPALGILLSVLQVKLPPLAAESLTLLGKATPGVSLLCLGLIMSSEKLKMSGEVWGNLGLKLFIHPVLMFGATVLLGTRGLYAQQMILLCALPSATIPAMFANQTGAYQSEAATSILVSTVLSIVTFSVAIYFIDGGLAAA; the protein is encoded by the coding sequence ATGACGACATTCTTGATAAAAACAAATACGAGGATTGATGACATGTTAGACAGGATCGTAGGACCGATTTTACCCGTCGCCTTTGTGATCGCGCTGGGCTACATCGCCGGCAAGCGTGGACGACTTACCCATTCGGACAGCCTGCTGATCAGTCGGCTGGTGCTTGGCTGGATATTCCCGGCGTTGCTATTCGTCGGGATGGCGAGCACGCCCCGTGAGCAGCTCTTCGACTTCAAGTTCATCGTGGCGACTTTCATCGGCATCATGGGCATGTACACGATGGCGCTGGCGATCGGCTGGTTCAGCTCCCGCAATCTCAAGGTGGCAACGCTCAAGGGTTTCGTGAACGGTTATCCAGACGCTGCCTTCATGGGCATCCCGATCCTGGGCGCAATGTTCGGCGCGGGCAGCATTTACTCGGTGCTGGTGCTGAACCTGGTCGCGAGCCTGGTAATGATTCCGCTGACGACCATGTTGCTCACCATCGCCGATGGAAAGGCCAGTGGCGGCCAGGCGTTCGTGTCCAGCCTTTCAGGGGCGGTACGCCGTCCGCTGATGTGGGCGCCGGCGTTGGGGATTCTGCTTTCCGTGCTGCAGGTCAAGTTGCCGCCGCTTGCTGCCGAGTCCCTCACTCTTCTCGGCAAGGCGACGCCTGGCGTATCCCTGCTGTGCCTGGGCCTGATTATGTCGTCGGAAAAACTGAAAATGTCCGGTGAGGTCTGGGGCAACCTTGGGCTCAAGCTGTTCATTCACCCTGTGCTGATGTTCGGCGCGACGGTCCTGCTGGGCACTCGTGGCCTGTACGCACAGCAGATGATCCTGCTTTGCGCACTTCCATCGGCGACGATCCCGGCGATGTTCGCGAACCAGACCGGCGCCTATCAAAGTGAAGCCGCGACCTCCATTCTGGTCAGCACTGTGCTGTCGATCGTGACGTTTTCTGTGGCGATCTATTTTATTGACGGAGGCCTTGCCGCCGCTTGA
- a CDS encoding mandelate racemase/muconate lactonizing enzyme family protein: protein MKIASIETIPLRIPFTTGGRSAGGVWGPKDLQMVDSLVVKITTDDGIVGWGETFGFTAIPAVKVVIDTILAPELIGSDVTRREKLQGDLQKKFHVFGRSGAFIYGLSAIDIALWDIAGKAAEKPIYQLLGGSEATSLAAYASLIRYADPELIRVNVQRAVNSGFRHLKLHEVDIDVIRAACEAAGPGVEITLDVNAPWTVREALDMTEKLRPLNLRWIEEPVWPPEDYSGLARVRAHGGIPVAAGENASTLMDFQHLLEAGAVDFVQPSPAKMGGITELQKVYALANAHGVTVMVHAFYDGPGLLAAVHGSAALGGAKSLVEWRYFDLEAQLYGDAIIPRNGRIDVPQGPGLGIEPDPDVIRDYRFKP, encoded by the coding sequence ATGAAAATTGCCAGCATTGAAACCATTCCGCTTCGTATTCCCTTCACCACCGGTGGCCGATCGGCCGGCGGGGTCTGGGGGCCGAAAGACCTGCAAATGGTCGATTCTCTCGTGGTCAAGATCACCACCGACGACGGTATCGTTGGCTGGGGCGAAACCTTCGGCTTCACTGCGATCCCGGCGGTCAAAGTGGTGATCGACACGATCCTTGCGCCTGAACTGATCGGCAGCGATGTCACCCGACGGGAAAAGTTACAGGGCGATCTGCAGAAGAAATTTCACGTTTTCGGTCGCAGCGGCGCGTTTATCTATGGTCTCTCGGCGATAGACATTGCGCTGTGGGATATCGCCGGCAAAGCCGCCGAAAAACCGATCTACCAGTTGCTGGGTGGCAGTGAGGCGACGTCTCTTGCGGCGTATGCAAGCCTGATCCGTTATGCCGACCCCGAACTCATCCGCGTCAATGTGCAGCGCGCGGTTAACAGCGGTTTCCGTCACCTCAAGCTGCACGAGGTGGACATCGACGTCATCCGCGCGGCGTGTGAGGCCGCCGGTCCTGGCGTGGAAATCACCCTCGACGTCAACGCTCCATGGACGGTGCGCGAAGCGCTGGACATGACCGAGAAACTTCGCCCGTTGAACCTGCGCTGGATCGAAGAACCGGTGTGGCCACCGGAAGACTATTCGGGGCTGGCAAGGGTGCGCGCGCACGGCGGAATTCCGGTGGCAGCTGGCGAGAATGCCTCGACGCTCATGGACTTCCAGCATCTGCTTGAGGCCGGCGCTGTGGATTTCGTCCAGCCGAGCCCCGCCAAAATGGGCGGCATCACCGAATTGCAAAAAGTCTATGCGCTGGCCAACGCCCATGGCGTCACCGTGATGGTCCACGCCTTTTATGACGGTCCCGGCCTGCTGGCGGCGGTGCATGGAAGTGCGGCCCTGGGCGGCGCCAAGTCACTGGTCGAATGGCGTTACTTCGATCTCGAAGCGCAACTCTATGGCGACGCCATCATTCCGCGTAACGGCCGCATCGACGTACCGCAAGGACCGGGGCTCGGCATCGAGCCGGACCCGGACGTGATTCGGGACTACCGCTTCAAACCTTGA
- a CDS encoding FadR/GntR family transcriptional regulator, with translation MSEMNVQPVTRRPHLAEHIARSLSDEIASGRLRPGDRLPTEQFLSQNFGVSRNVVREGIATLRAQGLIQSRQGVGVFVSEPPQSSEPLAPRASAPMLDGDNTIRNMFEVRAVLESQAAALTASHMTPAKLKIIQAAVLRMQYEGEPTLETVNADLDFHRAVAAASGNDYLETMIRTVLEPMRALITMTFARRGPVFSNIPHAARGEHEQLVQAFIDRNAAAARQIMGEHIVNAASRFGYEINFF, from the coding sequence ATGAGTGAAATGAATGTGCAACCCGTAACCCGACGACCTCATCTGGCCGAGCACATCGCCCGCTCGCTGAGCGACGAGATCGCTTCCGGACGGCTGCGACCGGGTGACCGCTTGCCCACCGAACAGTTTCTCTCGCAGAACTTCGGCGTCAGCCGCAACGTGGTGCGTGAAGGCATCGCCACGCTGCGGGCGCAGGGGCTGATTCAGTCACGCCAGGGTGTAGGTGTCTTCGTCTCCGAACCCCCGCAATCGTCGGAGCCTTTGGCTCCGCGCGCGAGTGCGCCGATGCTGGACGGCGACAACACCATCCGAAACATGTTTGAAGTGCGGGCCGTCCTGGAAAGCCAGGCCGCCGCCCTCACCGCTTCGCACATGACCCCCGCCAAGCTGAAAATCATTCAAGCCGCGGTCCTGCGCATGCAATACGAAGGCGAGCCGACCCTGGAAACCGTCAATGCCGACCTCGATTTTCACCGGGCCGTGGCAGCCGCGTCGGGCAACGATTATCTGGAGACGATGATTCGCACGGTGCTCGAACCGATGCGCGCGCTGATCACGATGACCTTCGCGCGGCGAGGCCCGGTGTTCAGCAACATTCCGCATGCGGCTCGCGGAGAACATGAACAGCTCGTACAAGCGTTCATCGATCGCAATGCGGCGGCGGCACGCCAGATCATGGGAGAACATATCGTCAACGCAGCCTCACGATTCGGCTACGAGATCAACTTTTTCTGA
- a CDS encoding cation:proton antiporter: protein MYQNLALLAAFLLAYSIFAGRFESRLLNGPLMFMLAGLILGPAVLGVLQLRIGKEGLKILAELTLAIVLFSDAAKADLKVLRAHEGLPLRLLLIGLPLTILSGWLAGIWLFPQVPLLELAILATLLAPTDAALGNAVVSNPKVPAPVREGLNVESGLNDGICVPVLLMFLALLVEEQTRSPLSLASELFIEELGIGALVGITMTLIAWLLQRYSAKHRWQAPLWSQLTLPGLAILCFATAQALGGSGFIASFVGGLLAGYLFTEQKHHLLEAGEEIASLLSVITWIVFGALVIPWAWESITLNMWIYAVLSLTAIRILPVLISLTGTRFDGETRLFIGWFGPRGLASIVFAVIILDYPLNASRTLIATAACTVLLSVLLHGLSANPWVARLADKTKKGTDIV, encoded by the coding sequence ATGTATCAGAACTTAGCCTTGCTTGCCGCCTTCCTCCTGGCCTACAGCATATTTGCCGGGAGATTCGAGTCACGCCTGCTTAATGGTCCGCTGATGTTCATGCTGGCGGGATTGATTCTGGGCCCGGCGGTGCTGGGCGTTCTGCAACTTCGGATTGGCAAGGAAGGCCTGAAAATCCTGGCTGAACTGACCCTGGCGATTGTTTTGTTCAGCGATGCGGCTAAAGCCGACCTCAAGGTGTTACGGGCACACGAAGGATTGCCACTGCGTTTGTTATTGATCGGTCTTCCACTGACCATCCTGAGTGGTTGGCTGGCGGGTATCTGGTTGTTTCCACAAGTTCCTTTATTGGAACTGGCCATCCTGGCAACCCTCCTGGCGCCCACTGACGCAGCGCTGGGCAATGCGGTTGTAAGCAACCCCAAGGTTCCAGCGCCGGTGCGTGAAGGTTTGAACGTGGAGAGCGGGCTCAATGATGGTATCTGTGTTCCGGTACTGTTGATGTTCCTGGCACTGCTGGTGGAAGAGCAAACGCGGTCTCCTCTCTCGCTGGCATCGGAGCTGTTTATTGAAGAACTGGGCATCGGCGCATTGGTGGGTATCACCATGACTCTCATCGCCTGGCTGTTGCAGCGTTACTCCGCAAAACACCGCTGGCAAGCACCCTTGTGGTCACAATTGACCCTGCCCGGGCTGGCGATTCTATGCTTCGCCACAGCGCAAGCCCTGGGCGGCAGCGGCTTTATCGCTTCCTTCGTCGGGGGGTTGCTTGCGGGCTATTTGTTTACCGAGCAAAAGCACCATCTGCTCGAGGCCGGCGAAGAAATCGCCAGCTTGTTATCGGTCATTACCTGGATCGTATTTGGCGCACTGGTGATCCCCTGGGCCTGGGAAAGTATCACCCTGAACATGTGGATTTACGCGGTGCTCAGCTTGACCGCAATCCGCATCCTGCCTGTATTAATCAGCCTGACGGGAACCCGCTTCGACGGCGAAACCCGTCTGTTCATCGGCTGGTTCGGACCGCGAGGACTGGCCAGCATCGTCTTCGCCGTGATAATCCTGGACTACCCACTGAACGCCAGTCGTACGCTGATTGCGACCGCTGCCTGTACCGTTTTACTCAGCGTGCTGCTGCATGGTTTAAGTGCCAATCCGTGGGTTGCACGACTGGCTGACAAGACGAAAAAAGGGACGGATATAGTTTAA
- a CDS encoding sulfurtransferase: MHKRVLVSPSELDEMFKREPVVLIDTRDAASYAEAHLPGAVNIHEIFTYLATTTPEGLTALHNVFAQAFAKAGLSGREVALVYEQSMTTGFGQSCRGYVLLRYLGYPRDKIKILHGGYSAWRNAGLPSTSEASTPAPATFPSANGERSLFVNLDEMKRIVATPNIVKLDVRDVDEWIGESSSPYGKDFCPRKGRIPGSVWLEWYRMMKPTSQGPMFKSPSEILAECATVGIGPDTPVVVFCFKGARASNTFVALEEAGIRNVRLYLGSWNEWSRDLTLPIEEGLPY; this comes from the coding sequence ATGCACAAGAGAGTTCTCGTTTCGCCCTCCGAACTGGACGAAATGTTCAAGCGTGAGCCCGTCGTGCTCATCGACACCCGAGATGCGGCGAGTTACGCCGAGGCCCACCTGCCGGGCGCGGTAAATATCCATGAGATATTCACCTACTTGGCCACCACCACGCCCGAGGGCCTGACCGCATTGCACAATGTATTCGCCCAGGCGTTCGCGAAGGCAGGCTTGTCTGGCAGGGAGGTGGCGCTCGTATATGAGCAGTCCATGACCACTGGCTTTGGGCAGTCCTGCAGGGGTTATGTGCTACTCCGCTATCTCGGCTACCCTCGCGACAAGATCAAGATTCTGCATGGCGGCTACAGCGCCTGGCGCAACGCAGGACTTCCCAGTACCAGTGAAGCTTCCACGCCTGCCCCTGCCACTTTTCCTTCTGCCAATGGAGAACGCAGCCTCTTCGTCAACCTCGACGAAATGAAGCGGATAGTTGCCACCCCCAACATAGTGAAACTCGACGTACGGGACGTTGATGAATGGATCGGCGAAAGCTCATCGCCCTATGGAAAAGATTTCTGCCCGCGCAAGGGCCGCATACCTGGCTCCGTCTGGCTGGAGTGGTACCGGATGATGAAGCCGACCTCTCAGGGACCGATGTTCAAGTCACCCAGCGAGATTCTCGCGGAGTGCGCTACGGTCGGAATCGGCCCCGATACACCTGTGGTCGTGTTTTGCTTCAAAGGCGCACGTGCTTCCAATACTTTTGTGGCATTGGAAGAAGCCGGAATCAGGAACGTTCGCCTTTACCTCGGGTCCTGGAACGAATGGTCCCGAGACTTGACGTTACCCATTGAGGAAGGCCTTCCCTATTAG
- a CDS encoding c-type cytochrome, protein MEISRWALVCILSGALTTPAFAADAQKIFSQGGSNPGAIACSTCHGADGLGMPSAGFPRVAGLPADYLTKQISDFRSGTRGNPIMQPIAQALSEDEAKALAVMLAKMPSPAVKPVNRAHAAKGPGEILALRGAWDRNIPECVACHGPSGIGVGANFPPLSGQSAQYLKSQLNAWRQQTRKNDQDDLMGHIARSLTDTEVEAVSQYFADLSK, encoded by the coding sequence ATGGAAATCTCGCGATGGGCATTAGTTTGTATTTTATCCGGTGCATTGACGACACCCGCTTTTGCAGCGGACGCTCAAAAAATCTTCTCCCAAGGAGGGTCTAATCCAGGAGCCATAGCCTGCTCAACCTGTCATGGTGCGGACGGTTTAGGCATGCCTTCGGCGGGTTTTCCAAGGGTTGCAGGCCTGCCTGCTGATTACCTGACGAAGCAAATCTCTGATTTCCGCTCAGGCACTAGAGGCAATCCAATCATGCAGCCAATCGCTCAGGCATTGAGCGAAGACGAGGCAAAAGCCCTCGCAGTGATGCTCGCCAAGATGCCAAGTCCAGCGGTAAAACCAGTGAATCGCGCGCACGCAGCAAAAGGCCCCGGAGAAATCCTGGCCTTGAGAGGCGCATGGGATCGAAATATTCCCGAGTGCGTAGCTTGTCATGGTCCAAGTGGCATCGGTGTCGGTGCCAACTTTCCGCCGCTCTCCGGCCAGTCGGCTCAGTACCTCAAATCACAACTGAATGCCTGGCGGCAGCAAACTCGAAAAAATGATCAAGACGATCTCATGGGCCACATTGCGCGCTCACTCACCGATACCGAGGTCGAGGCTGTTTCCCAATATTTTGCTGATCTCAGTAAATAG
- a CDS encoding c-type cytochrome yields MKSIIAALITFNIISMACATEIVEPTAPPESPNPTQNKVPTFLPPAEETLPDNAFGRLVQQGHAIFVDTKANASEFVGNGLNCTNCHLEQGRKADSAPLWGAYTMYPAYRKKNDKVNTYAERLQGCFQFSMNGKPPPADSQVIAALTAYSYWLATGAPTGQQLPGRSYPEIPQPAGGFDLAKGKAIYAKQCSVCHGADGEGQRAGSDYVFPPLWGKDSFNWGAGMHRINTAAGFIKSNMPLGKGGTLSSDEAWHVAAYMNSHERPKDPRMIAGSVEQTRLKFHENDGVNLYGQKVNGVILGQGTE; encoded by the coding sequence ATGAAATCCATCATCGCTGCACTTATTACTTTCAACATCATATCAATGGCTTGTGCTACTGAAATTGTAGAACCAACCGCGCCACCCGAAAGCCCTAATCCAACTCAGAATAAGGTTCCCACATTTCTCCCTCCCGCGGAGGAGACGCTACCTGACAATGCTTTTGGTCGATTAGTCCAGCAAGGCCACGCAATCTTTGTAGATACGAAAGCCAATGCATCCGAGTTCGTAGGAAACGGATTAAATTGCACCAACTGCCATTTAGAACAGGGAAGAAAAGCTGACTCTGCGCCTCTTTGGGGGGCTTACACAATGTACCCGGCCTATCGAAAAAAGAACGACAAGGTCAATACCTACGCTGAGCGCTTACAAGGGTGTTTTCAGTTCAGCATGAACGGAAAACCGCCTCCAGCGGACAGTCAAGTCATCGCTGCTCTTACCGCATACTCATACTGGCTCGCAACGGGCGCCCCTACAGGACAACAACTGCCCGGACGTTCTTATCCCGAGATTCCTCAACCAGCCGGAGGCTTCGATCTCGCCAAGGGAAAGGCTATCTACGCCAAGCAGTGTTCTGTATGCCACGGAGCTGATGGTGAAGGCCAGAGAGCAGGAAGCGACTATGTGTTTCCACCACTTTGGGGTAAAGATTCATTCAACTGGGGTGCGGGAATGCATCGAATCAATACCGCTGCCGGCTTCATAAAATCGAATATGCCATTAGGTAAGGGTGGAACACTCTCCTCCGATGAGGCGTGGCACGTTGCAGCCTATATGAACAGCCACGAACGACCAAAAGACCCAAGGATGATTGCCGGCTCTGTCGAGCAGACCAGATTGAAATTTCATGAGAATGATGGGGTCAATCTCTACGGGCAAAAGGTGAACGGAGTGATACTCGGCCAAGGTACTGAATGA